The Camelus dromedarius isolate mCamDro1 chromosome 1, mCamDro1.pat, whole genome shotgun sequence genome has a window encoding:
- the NPFFR2 gene encoding neuropeptide FF receptor 2 isoform X1: MSEKWDSNSSETWHHIWSVNATKHDLYADGNITYVSYYLHQPQVAAVFIISYFLIFFLCMVGNTVVCFIVMRNKHMHTVTNLFILNLAISDLLVGIFCMPTTLLDNIIAGWPFGSTMCKISGLVQGMSVAASVFTLVAIAVDRFRCVVYPFKPKLSIKTSFVIIMIIWVLAIAIIAPSAIMLHVKEEKYYRVTLNSQNKTGPVYWCREDWPNQEMRKTYTTVLFANIYLAPMFLIVIMYGRIGIALFKTTVPHRGTQNQEQWHMVSKKKQKVIKMLLTVALLFILSWLPLWTLMMLSDYADLSPDELRLINIYVYPFAHWLAFCNSSVNPIIYGFFNENFRRGFQDAFCLRLCRKRAKSKEAYTLRAKNNMVITTSHLSAPELTIKSPQEEIVLCSKSAEKPIQELMTEELEELTNSNEM; the protein is encoded by the exons ATGAGTGAGAAATGGGACTCAAACTCTTCAGAAACCTGGCACCACATCTGGAGTGTCAATGCCACAAAGCATGATCTGTACGCAGACGGCAACATCACCTATGTGAGCTACTATCTCCACCAGCCTCAAGTGGCTGCAGTCTTCATTATTTCCTACTTTCTAATCTTCTTCCTGTGCATGGTGGGAAACACAGTGGTTTGCTTTATTGTAATGAGGAACAAACATATGCACACTGTCACTAATCTCTTCATCTTGAACCTGGCCATAAGTGATTTACTAGTTGGCATATTCTGTATGCCTACCACGCTGCTGGACAATATCATAGCAG GATGGCCATTTGGAAGCACAATGTGTAAGATAAGTGGCTTGGTCCAGGGAATGTCTGTTGCAGCTTCAGTCTTCACTTTAGTTGCAATAGCAGTGGACAG GTTCCGGTGTGTCGTTTATCCTTTTAAACCAAAGCTCAGTATCAAGACATCATTTGTCATTATTATGATCATCTGGGTCCTGGCCATCGCCATTATAGCCCCATCTGCAATAATGTTacatgtgaaagaagaaaaatattaccGAGTGACACTCAACTCTCAGAATAAAACAGGCCCAGTCTACTGGTGCCGTGAAGACTGGCCAAACCAGGAAATGAGGAAGACCTACACCACTGTGCTGTTTGCCAACATCTACCTGGCTCCCATGTTCCTCATCGTCATCATGTATGGAAGGATTGGAATTGCACTCTTCAAGACGACGGTGCCTCACAGAGGCACACAGAACCAGGAGCAGTGGCACATGGTGTCCAAGAAGAAGCAGAAGGTCATTAAGATGCTCCTGACTGTGGCCCTGCTTTTCATCCTCTCCTGGCTGCCCCTGTGGACTCTGATGATGCTCTCAGACTATGCTGACCTGTCTCCAGATGAACTGAGGCTCATCAACATCTACGTCTACCCCTTTGCACACTGGCTGGCCTTTTGCAACAGCAGCGTCAACCCCATCATTTATGGTTTCTTCAATGAGAATTTTCGCCGTGGTTTCCAAGATGCTTTTTGCCTCCGGCTCTGCAGAAAAAGAGCGAAGTCCAAGGAAGCCTACACCCTGAGAGCTAAAAACAACATGGTCATAACCACATCTCATCTGTCGGCTCCGGAACTCACAATTAAAAGCCCACAAGAGGAAATTGTGCTTTGTAGCAAAAGTGCTGAAAAACCCATACAGGAATTAATGACGGAAGAATTAGAAGAACTTACCAATAGCAATGAGATGTAA
- the NPFFR2 gene encoding neuropeptide FF receptor 2 isoform X2: protein MCKISGLVQGMSVAASVFTLVAIAVDRFRCVVYPFKPKLSIKTSFVIIMIIWVLAIAIIAPSAIMLHVKEEKYYRVTLNSQNKTGPVYWCREDWPNQEMRKTYTTVLFANIYLAPMFLIVIMYGRIGIALFKTTVPHRGTQNQEQWHMVSKKKQKVIKMLLTVALLFILSWLPLWTLMMLSDYADLSPDELRLINIYVYPFAHWLAFCNSSVNPIIYGFFNENFRRGFQDAFCLRLCRKRAKSKEAYTLRAKNNMVITTSHLSAPELTIKSPQEEIVLCSKSAEKPIQELMTEELEELTNSNEM, encoded by the exons ATGTGTAAGATAAGTGGCTTGGTCCAGGGAATGTCTGTTGCAGCTTCAGTCTTCACTTTAGTTGCAATAGCAGTGGACAG GTTCCGGTGTGTCGTTTATCCTTTTAAACCAAAGCTCAGTATCAAGACATCATTTGTCATTATTATGATCATCTGGGTCCTGGCCATCGCCATTATAGCCCCATCTGCAATAATGTTacatgtgaaagaagaaaaatattaccGAGTGACACTCAACTCTCAGAATAAAACAGGCCCAGTCTACTGGTGCCGTGAAGACTGGCCAAACCAGGAAATGAGGAAGACCTACACCACTGTGCTGTTTGCCAACATCTACCTGGCTCCCATGTTCCTCATCGTCATCATGTATGGAAGGATTGGAATTGCACTCTTCAAGACGACGGTGCCTCACAGAGGCACACAGAACCAGGAGCAGTGGCACATGGTGTCCAAGAAGAAGCAGAAGGTCATTAAGATGCTCCTGACTGTGGCCCTGCTTTTCATCCTCTCCTGGCTGCCCCTGTGGACTCTGATGATGCTCTCAGACTATGCTGACCTGTCTCCAGATGAACTGAGGCTCATCAACATCTACGTCTACCCCTTTGCACACTGGCTGGCCTTTTGCAACAGCAGCGTCAACCCCATCATTTATGGTTTCTTCAATGAGAATTTTCGCCGTGGTTTCCAAGATGCTTTTTGCCTCCGGCTCTGCAGAAAAAGAGCGAAGTCCAAGGAAGCCTACACCCTGAGAGCTAAAAACAACATGGTCATAACCACATCTCATCTGTCGGCTCCGGAACTCACAATTAAAAGCCCACAAGAGGAAATTGTGCTTTGTAGCAAAAGTGCTGAAAAACCCATACAGGAATTAATGACGGAAGAATTAGAAGAACTTACCAATAGCAATGAGATGTAA